In Poecile atricapillus isolate bPoeAtr1 chromosome 1, bPoeAtr1.hap1, whole genome shotgun sequence, the sequence ACACTTTCAGtgccttttattaaaaaaatccatggatTGCAAAATGCATTCCACAGCTAAAAAGAGTTATTAGAGACTCCATATCGATTTTCAACTGTTACACAATAGATGTAATaatattatttgaaataaatccAGTGTGCTGttacaaaacacagcagcatGCTCCTACAAAAAGGAAGTGCCACTCTTTCTAACAGTGAGCTCAGGCAGTGAAAGGAAATCCAGGGAATATCAAGTACCAGAGAACTGAGGCATTGGTGTGAAATAGTCTGGAACAGGGGAATTGAATCCcccagctggctctgctgggagggaAGCCAAGGGATTGGAGGACAGAGGTAAATTATTGCCATTTTCCAAAGACACTGGCAATCCCTCATCCAGAAAACTCAGTGCATCCCTGGCCATCCACATTCCAGAGCTGTTCATCCAAGGGGAGCAGAGACAGGACCAACAGGAGTGTGGGGGAGCCAAGAGCCTGAGCAAATCAAACCTTGTTTCTAAGCTCTGCAGCTAAGGGAGGAGAAAACAGAGCTGCCCTTCCTGGAGTATCAATGTGTGGAGGCAGGAAAGTCCCTTTGGAAGGAGGGGAATTTGCCCAGGTAACTTacctgaaaaatattaatgcatTCTGGAAAAACACTGCTAATCCAGGGTACACATTAGTGTCTGCAGAGGAGGAACACAGGAAACAGTTCTTTAGTTCTGACAGGTGGGTTTAACAGAATATTCCAGTTACTGGGAGCTGGGTTTAACAGGACATTCCAGTTACTGGGTTTAACAGAATATTCCAGTTACTGGGAGCTGGGTTTAACAGAATATTCCAGTTACTGGGTTTAACAGGATATTCCAGTTACTGGGAGCTGGGTTTAACAGGATATTCCAGTTACTGGGAGCTGAGTTTAACAGGATATTCCTGTTACTGGGTTTAACAGAATATTCCAGTTACTGGGAGCTGAGTTTAACAGGATATTCCTGTTACTGGGTTTAACAGAATATTCCAGTTACTGGGAGCTGAGTTTAACAGGATATTCCTGTTACTGGGTTTAACAGGATATTCCAGTTACTGGGAGCTGGGTTTAACAGGATATTCCAGTTACTGGGTTTAACAGAATATTCCAGTTACTGGGAGCTGGGTTTAACAGAATATTCCAGTTACTGGGAGCTGAGTTTAACAGGATATTCCTGTTACTGGGTTTAACAGAATATTCCAGTTACTGGGAGCTGAGTTTAACAGGATATTCCTGTTACTGGGTTTAACAGAATATTCCAGTTACTGGGAGCTGAGTTTAACAGGATATTCCTGTTACTGGGTTTAACAGGATATTCCAGTTACTGGGAGCTGGGTTTAACAGGATATTCCAGTTACTGGGTTTAACAGAATATTCCAGTTACTGGGAGCTGGGTTTAACAGAATATTCCAGTTACTGGGTTTAACAGGATATTCCAGTTACTGGGAGCTGAGTTTAACAGAATATTCCAGTTACTGGGTTTAACAGGATATTCCAGTTACTGGGAGCTGGGTTTAACAGGATATTCCAGTTACTGGGTTTAACAGGATATTCCAGTTACTGGGAGCTGGGTTTAACAGGACATTCCAGTTACTGGGTTTAACAGAATATTCCAGTTACTGGGAGCTGGGTTTAACAGAATATTCCAGTTACTGGGTTTAACAGGATATTCCAGTTACTGGGAGCTGGGTTTAACAGGATATTCCAGTTACTGGGAGCTGCATTTAACAGGATATTCCTGTTACTGGGTTTAACAGAATATTCCAGTTACTGGGAGCTGAGTTTAACAGAATATTCCAGTTACTGGGAGCTGAGTTTAACAGGATATTCCAGTTACTGGGAGCTGAGTTTAACAGGATATTCCAGTTACTGGGAGCTGAGTTTAATAGGATATTCGTTACTGGAAGCTGGGTTTAACAGAGTATTCCTGTTATTGGAAGCTGGGTTTAACAGGATATTCCTCTTACTGGGAGCTGAGTTTAACAGGATATTCCTGTTATTGGGAGCTGGGTTTAACAGAGTATTCCTGTTACTGGGAGCTGGGTTTAACAGGATATTCCAGTTACTGGGAGCTGGGTTTAACAGGATATTCCTGTTACTGGGAGCTGGGTTTAACAGGATATTCCAGTTACTGGGAGCTGGGTTTAACAGGATATTCCTGTTACTGGGAGCTGGGTTTAACAGAGTATTCCTGTTATTGGGAGCTGGGTTTAACAGAGTATTCCTGTTATTGGGAGCTGGGTTTAACAGGATATTCCTGTTACTGGGAGCTGGGTTTCACAGGATATTCCAGTTACTGGAAGCTGAGTTTAACAGAGTACTCCTGTTATTGGGAGCTGGGTTTAACAGAGTATTCCAGTATCAATCTCAGACTAAAACCTGGATGCTGTGGCTTGGATTTTCCATAGACCACAGGCTTCCATCCCTGTGGATTTCCTGCCACAAGCTGACAGGAAAAGCACTTTCCTGGAGGAGAAGATACCCAGACTTACTCTGTGTGACATATGCTCCAAAGAGAATCCACATGGAAGCAATGAGGGATCCAAACATCAACATGAAGCCGATGAAGAGCCAGATCCGAGCCCCTGCAGGGGAGAGTGAAATGTGGATTTTAGGCaatccagctgctcctctgggagGATGGAATACATTATCTCACTAAGGGCATGAATTGAAAGGGTTAAACCCAAGGATCCAGGACAAAATCCACTTCTCAGTCATTGGGAAGTAAAAATTCCTGTGCAAACGTTCTCAGGAGCTGGATCATGAATGACACACTAAAAAAGCACCACAGGCCACTTCCAATAGCAGTAACTCCCTCCAAATGTACAAATCCCATGGAAAAGGCtgctgggatccatgggggaaaCAGGGAATTATGAATGGAAGCAGAGAGGACAGCAGGtgcagggacacccagagcagtgacacagaggaaatggaaatgtttctgACACATCCCTAGGGAATTCCTGCTCCAGAGCTACCCCCAGGCAGGAACTGATTTCTCCCAGCAGCTATCCAGCTTTTGCAGGGAAGGTTTAGGAAGCCAAGACATCCAGAAGCTGAATTTCACCAAGTTCCCTTTTTAACAAAGCCAGCACTTATCTCCAAGGGTTAATTctgtaaagaaattaattcacagAAATTCTCTCCTACTCCTTATCTTCTGATTATTTCTTTCACCTCCACTTGGAAAAATCCCCAGAGATAAATTATCAGTCCTTCACCTGAGCAGGATTTGTAGAGTTCATTTACCTGTTCTTCCTAAGCATCCATCACTGTAGCTGTCTCCTCTCACCTGTGCATTTGATACAGCATTTATCCTGGGGACAAAAAAAGGAGATTCACTTCAGGCTACAGAAAATCAATAGAGAGTTCTAAGTAAAACcccagctttttattttttttctaacatgTGACAAATTCTGGGGAAATTCCCTGGCAATCTGTGTAGTGACAAATCCCAAATCATCCTTTTTCCTTGCCAATACTGAATGATTCAATAAAAGCTGTTGTTTTATTTACATCTCTACAAAGAAAGCCAGCCTATTGTTACCCCTCCTGTTTGAGGAAGTTTTGGGCAAGGAACAGCTGTAAAAATTGTAGAAACAGAGGGAAATGCAGTTAAATTGTTTCATATTGAGGTAAGTACTGGattctccatccctggcagtgcccaaggccaggctggacagggcttggagcagcctgggacagtgggaggtgacactggatgggctttgaggtccctcccaagccaaaccattccctgattcTCTGATTTATCCATGCTGGACACACTGCCAGCAGAGGCTGGTTTGGTTTGTGGTGTTTATTGGTGAGGGCTCCCTGTCTCCAACACTCACATGAAGAAGGCCAGCGTGGAGAAGACCCCGCAGGTGTGGAAGGCGTGGTTCAGCTGCTCCGGCTTGGGATAAACCACGGCAGCATCGATCATGATCCACCAGCCTGTGAAAAACTGGGCACAGACACAGGGGGTGAGCCTGGGGGCACAGGACAGGCAGGGAAACCAGGCCAGGGCTCTGGGCAGCACTGGTTTAACTGGATTCTAACAAGCACCAGTTCTTCTGGAAAGTGGTTTAAATGTGTTGGACGGGCAGTGCCTGCACAAATCTCAACGTTCCTGTTTCCAGAGGAGTGTTTGGGAGTCAGACACAATTTCTGCTCAAATTAAGGAGTGGGGTATGGATAAATTTatacccagagcagctggggctgcccctggatccctggcagtgcccaaggccaggctggacattgggagcacctgggacactgggaggtgtccctgccatggcagggctggcactgggtgggctCTGAGGTCCTTCCCAACACAAACccttccaggattctgtgaaatTCCCAGTTCCTTGTTCCCCATTAAGAACAAGAATCCAGACTAAACACACATGAGATGGAGATGATGCAGAACAGAGCAGTTCTAACAGATTCAGCTCTGCAGGACATCCACAAGGAATTCTTTTTCAAGAAGAGAGAGCAGAAATGGTTCGTGATCAGCAGCATCACGGGACTTGTGAAAACACTGCTGACAACCCCACAGTGCCCCCTGGAAGCAGAGGCTggattttgggctggatttggggaagttaAGAGGGAGAACTGACAGAACTTGAGGCACAAGTgtgactgtgtgtgtgtccccagcccgcTGTGCCCTGGCTCACCAGCACCCCGGCCACGATGGAGGCGATGGCGTTGCGGCGCTCGCTCCAGTCGATGCACTCGCACTCGGGCCAGCGGAAATTGTCCAGGAACCCTGCCATGGCCACGGCTCTGGCTGCCCAGGCAGTGCTCTCACTGCTCTGgccacagctctggctgcccaggCAGTGCTCTCACTGCCCAGGCCACAGCTCAGGCTGCCCTGGCCACGGCTGTCGCTGCCCCGGCCACGGCTGTCGCAGCCCCGTTGCCTCGGCACTCGCTCCTGGGCTCTTCCATCAACAGCCGCTCCTGAGTGCCTGGAACACAGCCAAGGGTGAGGTCAGCATCAGCCAGGAACATCTCGAGGTGTTGGACAACCCTCCTGAGTTACAGTCCAGGGGTTTTCACAGAATCCAGGTTTTCATACAGAACCTTCCGATGGAATCTGCCCCACCCGCAGGATTTGTTTTAGATTGTTTTAAAGCCCtcccaaagcattccatgatAATAAACTCTACTGATGCTGCATTGAGCTATGTTCACTAAACAACCTCCCTTGCACAGAACTATAAAACAAAATCACCACACAACCCAAAATCTTATGGCAGAACTTAGTCTTTAAGCCATGTCAAGGAGCCTCAATTAAATACTAATATTTACTAATATACTAATAGTCTCCAATCTGACAGATAATCAGATTTAGTGCCTTTTttaacacagagaaaaagagcCCAACTCAGCAAATCAACTGGTTCTGAGGGTAAAGAAGGTCTTGCTGCACAGACAGAAGGTCACAGGGAATTTCAAATATGGGAAGAGCAAAGCAAAGTTAATTAACTGACACACAACTGCTCTTAGCACCATTCTAATTTGGTTTAGTCTTGTCAATTCTGCATTTCCCAACCTGCCATAATTCATTTCCAGCCACTTGGTAAAGACTAACAAAAAGGTCCTTGATGACTGTGTGACAGCACAGACTGATGGAGAACATTTTCTGGTTGATAACAGCACTGAGACGAAGTGgaataaaaatcaataaataaacaGTTTGTCTATGCTACAAACACATGACACCTCCTGTGGAAAAGATGCAGAAGTTTGTCCTCCAGAACTGAGTTTCAGAAACCCACACTTGTGATGCCACTTCAGATATtaaaatcaatcaatcaatttCCAAATTACTTTAATCTGTAACTTCAATGTGGGCTCAGCCACCTGGTTATTCTCCTTGGTGACACCTTTCCCTGGCAATGGTCACATCCCTGCTTGTCCCACAGCTTTCTCAAGGAATCACAGGGCACAACTCCAGGATCAGGGTGGGAAAAGCCCTttgagatcatccagtcccacccagcaccagccccaaaccctgtccccaagggccaccTCCAGACACCTCTGGGACACcaccagggacagggactccACCACCGCTCTGGGCGACACTTTCCAAGTTCTGACCGCTCTGGcagggaaattttctttttaatctctaacctgagcctcccctggcccagcctgaggcctgagctctcctcctgtccctgttccctggcagcagagcccgacccccccggctgtcccctcctgccagggacttgtgcagagccacaagggccccctgagcctcctttgctccaggctgagcccctttcccagctccctcagcccctcctggggctccacacccttcccagctccctgggctgaATTACAACTGCTCCTAAAGcccttcctcattttccactCTTAAACGGCTCCACTTTCTCTGTTCCtcttcagagcagagctgtgtctgttCCTGTCCTGCAGCAATTCCTGctttcccctcccagttcctcacCCACCCACACTGCTCCTGTCGCTGTCCCCACTGTGGAGCTGAGGGGCCCTGCCTGGGAGTGGCTGCAGGCAaacagggaatcctggaatgctttggactcaaatcccacccattcccagccctgccatggcagggacacctcccactgtcccagctgctcccaatgtccagcctggccttgggcactgccagggatccaggggcagccccagctgctctgggcaccctgaacacagcacagggacagcccaaGGGACCTCGGCAGAAAATCCCTGAGGGAAAAAAGTGCCCCAAGGTGACAATGGACACGGGCAGCCAGAGAGCCAggggtgtcctgggctggggaacaagaagcaggaaagggattgggattgtgccctgagccccctgaggtgagaccccacctgcagagctgccccagccctggggcccagcccagggagcagctggagctgctggagagagcccagaggaggctccaggatgagcagagggatggagcagctctgctggcaggaaaggctggcacagctgccattgttcagcctggccaggagaagctttgggctgagctcagggtggccttgcagggcctgaaggagccccaggaaagctggagagagacaattgccaagggctgcaggaattgccaggagccagggaatggctgccagtggcagagggcagggctggatcttgggatcttgggcaggaattgttccctggcagggtgggcaggggctgggatggaattgccagagcagctggggctgcccctggatccctggcagtgcccaaggccaggctggacattgggagctgctgggacagtgggaggtgtccctgccatggcagggctggcactggatgggctctgaggtccttcccaacccaaacatCCCATGATCCGAAATGCTCAACACCCTtagaaaaacaggaagaaagcaataaactgcatttaaataaaCCAGCCCCAGTGCAAAGCTGAGGCTCCACAGACAGCACAAGCCAGGCTTGTCCCCAGGAGGATTAACAGGGACAGCCCAGGTACCTCTGGTGGAGGCAGACGCTTCCAGCTGGCATTTCCCACCTGGATAAAGGTGCAGAACTCACTCTCTGCTTTAAACTCTTCCACCCACACACCTCCCGGGGAGGAAACAGGTAAAGCCCTTGGCGTTCCCAGTCCTTCAACGCCCTTCCCACCATCAGcctcctcccctttcccaaGGGCAGCCAAGAACATTCCTCACTCGTGTCCAGCGAACAAAAACACATCTGCAGGAACAAACTGGAGACTCTGAACAAAGTGAGCACAACTGGAGCTGTAAAATCCACCCCTGGCTGATGCCAGCATTGACACTAACCCCACTGGTCTGTCATGCAGACAAGAAAACACAACAGCAGCTCAACACTTTCAcctgaaaatcagattttctctCCCAAATGAACTGACTTCACTTGAACAAAATACTGAAAGCAATCAAGGAAATACAAAAAGtctgcaggaagaaaaatgccTTAATGTGGAATATCATTGGATTAGTAAAGAACAGAACCATCTGTTtcaaagaggagaggaaaagacagaaggaaaaagggaagcTGGTAATGAAGAATATTCAAATTTTCACTGAAGAAGGTGCACCTTCCACAAGCAACTCATCAGAATATCCTTTAGGTCACACATGTCCCCACATGCACAGAGGATGAAAAGTAAATCAGGAGCTTATGTGAACATTTCTGCTACCCCCACTATCATTTTCCCACTTATTTCAGCGATTTCCTGCAGTTTCAGTTCTCCCTAATCCACAAcactgggctctgctgcctAATTAAGTACTAGAGAAAGACAAGAACAAAGAAACGAAGTTTTAAATGAATTTATACAAAAACAAAGGCCGTGTGAAAAACTTATTAAAAAGCGATATTGGAGAAATTTGCATTCCTTACAAAactccatccctggcagtgcccaaggccaggctggacattgggagcagctgggacagtgggaggtgtccctgccatggatggggtgggaatgggtgggatttggggtccccccaaCCCATGATTTATCCCTGTACAGGAATGCGCTGCtcagccccaaaactgcccgCAGCAGGGGTTCTTGAAGGGGGCTATTAAAGTCTGAAGGCTTGAGGAAGTAgaggaaaaagaataagaaataaaagTCTGGATTTGGCGATTCTCCAGAGGCGGGCTGTGCCTCAGGCCTGCACCGGGAGGAACCGGGGCATGACGGGGCACGACAGCCGCGACCCCACGCTGCTGCCACAGCGGCTCCCGACCGCAGGAACTGTTATTCAGACTGAAcaagacttttttattttccctttaacTTCACCTACGGACCCCAACTCTCCGCGGAGCACCGGCGGGGCGTCCTCAGGGCCGGACAAGCCGTGACACACCGGGACGTGCCGGTGTCCCAGGGGAGCGGCCTGGGGGTCCCTCCCGGTCCGGGTCCCGCTCTCCACCCCGCTCTCTCTCCCCATCCCgttccctctccccatcccgTTCTCTCTCCCGCTCCCGCCCTGGTGCCGGTGCCGTTCCCGGtgccgcccggcccggcgcggccGCACGTACCCGCTCCTGGGCGCGCCGCTTCCGCCTGCGGGCACCGAGCCCCCTGACTGACGCACGCTCTGGCCAATCAGAACCGAGCGCTGCGCATCAGCCGGGGGGCCGGGAGAGGGCGCAGCGCTGTGATTGGCCAATACGACGCCACACTCCACGAGCCCCGCCCCTTCCCGCTCgggcgggaagggaaggggcggggccagcgccTTTCCGCCTTTTCCTCCGGGCCACGCCCCCTTCCCCTCACGGCACCCTCACGGCCCCGCCATGGCCGCCCCCTCACGGCCCCCTCACGGCCCCGCCCTGG encodes:
- the LOC131581273 gene encoding transmembrane protein 50B, which produces MAGFLDNFRWPECECIDWSERRNAIASIVAGVLFFTGWWIMIDAAVVYPKPEQLNHAFHTCGVFSTLAFFMINAVSNAQVRGDSYSDGCLGRTGARIWLFIGFMLMFGSLIASMWILFGAYVTQNTNVYPGLAVFFQNALIFFSTLIYKFGRTEELWG